In Euphorbia lathyris chromosome 2, ddEupLath1.1, whole genome shotgun sequence, the sequence CAATGCAATAATTTTTAGGTAACTTTTTATGCTGGTTACGTTATTTGGTGAAAGAGGGGAAAACAAGAAATTTTGATGCTAGTTTGTTATTGGGTGCGAACCTATGGAAGCTCGATTAAATAACTGAACTACTTAGCTGCTTTTAGGGTTAACGACTGCTTTCATATATTATATGTCAGCATGATCAATTGAAAACATAAACAGTTCAACAGGTAGGATACATCTATACTTGAGACAAGTGAAATACTCTAACAACTGTGGGAGACAAACAGATTAGTAATCCCTGTATGATGCTTTTAGCTTGACATCATGATGATAAAGTTTGGATTCTGATGCATGAAAAGATACTAGCACAAGAATTGCTTTTTTATGCCTTAAACTAGCCATTAGGAAATTGAGAATGCTGGCTGAGTTGGTTTTCCAATATGTTGTATATTGTGATGCTTTACTTTTTACTACGGGTCTTATTTACTTGCAGGAGAGGTTATTCCACTGAAAGACAGAAAGGCCTCATGATTGTTGAAAAACTGGATTACTTACAGTCCAGATTTCTGCAAAAAATCTTCTTCCTTATATCAGAACCATTAGGGAAAGTTGGCAAATGGATGAAAAAGGTGGTTGCCTTTCCTTGATTGGATGTATCAGTCTTTTAGAGAACTAGTGTGGCCCTATGAGTAGGATTtgatacaaaaattaaatattttttgtcCCAATGGAAGAAGGTTGAATAGCTGATATCAATTTCAAAAAATCAACATCTTAAGTTTCTGAAATTGTTGGGGATTATCTGAGACAGCCCATGAATTTGAAAGAGCTCTATGATTGTagcctatgttgcacggaaactcttcttcattacCGTTTCCGCATTTGGTGTCCGTTTCTTTTCTGTTTCCATTACCATTTTCTAACTAATTTTTCATAGAAATAGCGTTTCCCGGTATCCGTTTCCGTTTCATTTCCCGTTtctgtttccgtgcaacataatTTGTAGCTTCAATTTGTTTTgcgttttattattattattatttagattGTAGGAGGGTTGGGGTGGTGGAAATTTTCATATTCGTTTTATAGATTATATTGAAGCTATTAGTGTAGTGTATTAGGCTTGACATGTTCCGTTTATGCTGTCTTGGCACAGGCTGTCATAAATTCTTCACAGAGACAACAAGGGCAAGATTGGGTCAAGAAAATGACTCTTTGGCTTGATGACGTGTCTCTTTTCCAGCAATCATATTTTGCCAATAATGAACAGGCCTCTGATAATCTTGTGGGGATGGAACAACTATCTGATAATGATGTTCCCATTTGGCTTGCAGCACAGAGGGCAGTAAGTCGTTATGAAGGATTTCTGTCACCAGTTGGACCCCGTGGAAGGCTATTTAGAAAGTTGCTTACTTGGATTGGCATTGTGCCACCAATACCAGAAACACCCTTTGAACATGACAGTgataataatgctgctgaaccTCATTTAAGGTTAATGGCTCTTTAATTTACTCTCTTTTCTTAGATCTACTAATTTACCTTCCCTGATTTTTATACTCATAGGTTTAAaagaacaacaacaaagccttagtcccgaaatgattcggggtcggctaacatgaaccatcctataaaaccgtgaaattaagtcgtgtcagcgacacaaattcgctccctccactccgtcctatccactaccatattttcctcaattcccagtaaactcatatcactctcgatcaccctcctccaagtttgcttaggtcttcccctacccctcaccactacatccctttgccactcttcggttctcataaccggcgcatcaagcgctctacgtctcacatggccaaaccaccttagtcggttttctctcattttattctcaatagatgtgacccctacttttgtcctaattatttcattacgcacccggtcctttctcgtatgaccacacatccatctcaacatacgcatctccgccaccgccatcttatggatgtggcagtgtttcactgcccaacactccgtaccatataacaatgctggtctaattgtcgtccggtagaattttcccttcaatctattaggcattccgggatcacaaaggaaacccgtagcactcttccacttcgaccaaccagctctaatcctatgagcaacatctccatctacttctccatccgtttgaataatagatcctaaataccggaagcaatccgaggcctgaacaactctcccatctagggtgattgtccctgcctccctactcctatggccgctaaacttacactccaaatattctgtcttacttcgactcaacttaaagcctctagattctagagtttgtctccatagttccaacttcctctccactcctttcgtctcatcaaccaacacagtatcatctgcaaacagcatgcaccatggtataccatcttgaagtgagcttgttagttcatccataacgatggcaaaaagaaatggacttagtgcggaaccttgatgcactccaatcgtaataggaaactcttcagtcttcccagcactagtacgtacactcgtgcatactccctcatacatgtcctttatgatgtcaatatatttccgcgaaatgcctttccttatcaaggcccaccaaagtatttcccttggtaccttatcatatgctttctccaagtcaatgaaaaccatatgcaagtctttcttcttatttcgatagtgctccattaattgtctcattagatggatggcttccatagttgatcttcccggcataaagccaaactggttttccgagatcttcaccgtcctccttagcctttgttcgatcactcgctcccaaagtttcatggtgtgactcattaatttgattccccgatagttggcacaatcttggacatcgcctttgttcttatacaaagggattaagatacttttcctccattctgatggcatcttattgtttctccaaattttgttgaagaacgtcgtcaaccattcgattcctctttctcccaaacatctccaaatctcaatagggatgacatcaggtcctactgctttcttcaacttcatcttacttaatgccattttgacttcacccttttgaattctccgcaggcattcatgatttatcatatcgtgatggatacttatatctccaacatcttgttggcgatctccattaaataagtcatcaaaataagacctccatcgttccttgatatccttatctccaactaggactttctggttcacatccttcacacatttaacttttccgagatctcgcgtcttcctatctctcattcgagcaattctatatatgtctctttccccttctttcgtatccaatcttgtatacagatcccgattcacctttgctctagcatctcgtatgacattctttacttcccttttagcctctttgtatttttcgtagttctcgtcactcctacatttccccaatagtttataggattctctcttactatttcaagatggtataccatggtgcaaacagcatgcaccatggtataccatcttgaagtgaacttgttagttcatccataacgatggcaaaaagaaatggacttagtgcggaaccttgatgcactccaatcgtaataggaaactcttcagtcttcccagcactagtacgtacactcgtgcatactccctcatacatgtcctttatgatgtcaatatatttccgcgaaatgcctttccttatcaaggcccaccaaagtacttcccttggtaccttatcatatgctttctccaagtcaatgaaaaccatatgcaagtctttcttcttatttcgatagtgctccattaattgtctcattagatggatggcttccatagttgatcttcccggcataaagccaaactggttttccgagatcttcaccgtcctccttagcctttgttcgatcactcgctcccaaagtttcatggtgtgactcattaatttgattccccgatagttggcacaatcttggacatcgcctttgttcttatacaaagggattaagatacttttcctccattctgatggcatcttattgtttctccaaattttgttgaagaacgtcgtcaaccattcgattcctctttctcccaaacatctccaaatctcaatagggatgacatcaggtcctactgctttcttcaacttcatcttacttaatgccattttgacttcacccttttgaattctccgcaggcattcatgatttatcatatcgtgatggatacttatatctccaacatcttgttggcgatctccattaaataagtcatcaaaataagacctccatcgttccttgatatccttatctccaactaggactttctggttcacatccttcacacatttaacttttccgagatctcgcgtcttcctatctctcattcgagcaattctatatatgtctctttccccttctttcgtatccaatcttgtatacagatcccgattcacctttgctctagcatctcgtatgacattctttacttcccttttagcctctttgtatttttcgtagttctcgtcactcctacatttccccaatagtttataggattctctcttactctttactgcttgtcgtacttcttctgtccaccaagatgtgtccttacccggtggcatgctacctttagattcccctagaacttccttcgctacttcccttatactatgctccatcttattccatatcgaatctatatctaaatccatattgcaagtccaaatatcttttttggtcatctcatccacaaatttttgttgattctccccttgcaatttccaccacttaatcttagtctctacttgtggtgtttgttttcttatacatttcctacttcgaaaatctagcaccactactctatgttgggttgtcgtactctcaccagggatcaccttacaatcaacataactctttctccaagcactccttactaagaagaggtcaatttggctcgcattaccgccactccgataagtcactaagtgggatgttctcttcataaaccatgtgttcatgatactcaagtcataggctgatgcgaattccaaaatatcatttcctgcttcattcttatctccaaaaccataccctccatgaacactctcaaacccatctcgcctagacaAACTATAATTTGTCCTTACCTGTTCATTATCCTGTAGGAGTATAGAGAAGATGTTTAATGTTATATTACAAAACCAATCTTGTTATTGTACTTTTTATGAATTTGGTATAATGCATGTTAGACTAATAACCTGCTTAGACCTGACTCGAGCTAATCTTTTGCCAAGGTTGTCTCCTCGAGGATGTTGTCCATTTAGGTGTAAAAGAATAATTATTCCCTAAACAAGCTATAATTTGTCCTGACCTATTCATTATATTATAGGAGTATAGAGAagaatttaatgttttattacaaaatcaatcttgTTATTGTACTTTTTATGAATTTGTTATCATGCATGTTAGGTTAATGATTTGCATAGACCCGTTGCGAGCTAATCTTTTGCCAAGGTTATTTCCCAGAGAATGTTGTCCTTTTAGGCTTTAGCTTATTGGTGGGATGCAATAGAGGCAGGATGAGAAGGTTGTGATCTACATGGCCTATTAATTCAAATAATTGAACATGATTGGAATATTGTTTTGTTTATAATGGTAATAAATTCTTCAGAGTCGCCTGCTGTCCTTAATCAAGGAGGACCAGGCAATgtattgaaattataaatattaggtTGCGATGAATTTAGGAGAGCTTGATTAGAAATCCTAAAGTTAAAAGTTGCAAGACATTGTGACAACAAGTGTCTATTAGCTATTTTTACAGGATTTATTGTATGATAGACCATTACCACTTGAATGGcaagtaataaaaaaattatctgtTCAGGCCAATTTTTTTATCAAGGATATCACTTAGTGATATATGGAGACCTGCTACGAGAAAATACTGTGGAAATAATCCTTGGAAAATGTTAAAAACTTCATTTTCCATTCTTCTTTCGCAGTCAGTCCTTCAGGTATTCCTCATGCGCAAAATTAGTTACATCTTTTGTCAATTCACTATTTTAGAATTCCAAAGGATAATGTGTaagtttttccttctttcatatGTGCAAATATCCTAACACCATCTGGACATGTTAACCGAGCCTTAAATTTGTGGTATTTGCATATGcataattaagttttttttggtaacaaaaagtttaggtaagggtaggtctacccactcccaaggtcagggcaaaccacagacctcgatgagggtttacagtggaatttacagatcacctaccaatgagggctaaattttgacggaatggggaatcgaacctcaaacctGTCAAGCAGAGGTTCAACGCCTTACCACTCGGACCAACCCTCATTGGCTCATATGCATAATTAAGTTAACTAGGCATTATTCAATAACATCAGTGTTTATCTTAATCAGGAGCCGGCATTTGAAGAGCTGATTTTACTGTACACCAATGAAGTGACTAAAAGTGACAAGGCTGAGGTTCCACCACTGCAATTAAAAATCTACCAGAGAATTCCAATTCCTGATCTACCAGTTAATACTTTTTATACTAAAGTGTCTGTTGATGCTTCATATATTATATGCAGATTGTGGTAATTCATTGAAAAGTGGATGTGAACTTGCAAATTGTTATCATTATTGTGCAGGTTGTTTTTCCTCACAAGAAGCTCTCTTTCCGTATCATAGACAcggtatatataattaaataagcAGCAGTTAGATGTTTGAGAATTCCAATATACTTTTATGGAAGCTGTAAGTGCACTTGTTGACTGGGAAGCTAAGATCTGTAGGTACGGTTGGATTTAGCTACAATACTTGGACTTTCGGCGTACTTCATCAATTACAAATTTGAAAACATTGGTTCTTCGCCGTAAGatcttattatattattattatatcttTCCCATTATTTGttcttttttaattataagCACCTGTCAGAAAAAGCTACATATAGATGTAAGAGAATAACTACTCCCTCTGTTTCTTTGAAGGATGTCTTATAAGGTTTTGACACATAAATTAAAGAAGTCATTAATATTCTTTTAATTATTGTACTATTACTAAAATAACCTCATAAATTCTTTTTGGAATGTGAAACACTTCATTAATTTTCTTCTTATCAATATTAAATACAAGAATAGACttgaaaataattattaaattttcgCTTGATTTTTTAAAATGACAAGTATTTTAGAAGAAGAGCATTTTCCTAAAAAGACGTCTTTTCAGAAATGGAGGGAGTACATTATGTTAGTCATGAGTGGAATGTGATTATGAGTAGTTTAAGTTCTCTGCTGAATATCAGACTTCTAAAACTTTGAGTTTCTTTTCAATCCTTTGATATGCAGCACTTGAAATCATTAAAACTTTCCGGGTGCACTTAGAAGTTAGTATTAATATCtgacttttatttttcttctataATGCAGGTCAGCGATATATCTTGATGTGATTGCCATCACTGCACTGATAATATATGTAACTCGCGTTGCTTTGGGTTACAAACAGACATGGGATAGATATCAAGTAAGTTAAGAAAATATTGTTTGATCAGTGCGCAAGATAAATATTTATCTGATCTTTACAGAATTACAGGAGATATATTTATTACTCAAGTTGCTCTAAGTCATTCAGTAATTTCTTAATAGAATTTTATTATTACAGCTACTTGTTAACAGGACGCTTTATGAGAAAACACTGGCAAGTGGCTTTGGCTCTGTTCATTTTCTTCTGGATGCTTCTGAACAGCAGCAGGTCAAAACTTCATATTTCTTCATGTATTTGTCTTTTCTAAATGTGGATACAGGCCCATAATAAAGTATGGGACTTCTATACTATCAATAACAGGTTCACTAAAATGAGAGTTTGATGTTCTAGTGAGTTAATTTCAACAATATATTTGTGTTCCCTGGGTAGTTTGTTTCTGATAAAAACTATCTCATGCATGCAGTACAAGGAAGCCATTTTGACCTATGCAATCCTGCTTAAAGCAAAGAATGACCAGGTTTGCtgttatatttgtttttattgtcTATACAAATTGGAATTTCATTGGGGTAAAAATTactcttttttttggtagaaattgTGGTAAAATATACTTCTAATATGTTagcctatgttgcacggaaacggacACTTGGAAACGTTATTTCTGAAACAGCATAGCTAGGAAACTGAAACAGAAATGAAAATGAAGCTGAAACGGacacaaaacatgaaaacgttaCTGAAGAGGAGTTTCTGTGCAACATAGATTTTAGCTATAGAACACATTCAACAATAACATTCTTGTTTCATTATGATATCCTTCCTTTCCACCAGGGCCACTAGAATTTTTTATGACTACTGGCATGAATTAATAGAATTTGAATAATTTGTTGTGATGTGTTTATTTTGCTGGACCTTTGGCTATTTCCGAAAGAGAAGAAACTATGGCATTTTCTGTTCTCTCATTGATTTTGCTTGTAGATCAACATGATTCTTCTTAATCTCACCGCAGGTCAGTTGTCACCGAAGTATAAGTGATGAATGTGAGAGATTTATATACGATACATTCAATGCGAAGGTAACATAATGGGGGCATTATGCATCTATATTATATGAATGTCTTCTCTTAGATAGGCAATGGCTAATGTTCGTGGCTTGGGCTAACTGCAGGTTGAAATGCCAATTATCAAAGCGGTGAACACTTTGGTTAGGCTGGGCCTCGTTATTGAAACACCCGTTGATGGAAGAATCAGATTGGAAGCTATTCCCTGTGAAAAGGCGGATGAAGCCCTTAAAGCACGCTGGAATAATTTGCTTGGTTAA encodes:
- the LOC136217282 gene encoding uncharacterized protein isoform X2, which encodes MMLINFFFSLREFSVLSRQCDYRRLDSILHAEHKSILEEMRRDYFVSYSADNEDGSDKGRGNSDGSSQLNGDKSFVNDSINGTGKIWNNWKDGEFDMPLNFGSGLDLKNILGYSAKIEKRSTNDESRLAVATRFQRAFMQLLNNAQFQELSARDLMLTSALNSDYLLTLPVYVDWKKASESNAIIFRRGYSTERQKGLMIVEKLDYLQSRFLQKIFFLISEPLGKVGKWMKKAVINSSQRQQGQDWVKKMTLWLDDVSLFQQSYFANNEQASDNLVGMEQLSDNDVPIWLAAQRAVSRYEGFLSPVGPRGRLFRKLLTWIGIVPPIPETPFEHDSDNNAAEPHLRPIFLSRISLSDIWRPATRKYCGNNPWKMLKTSFSILLSQSVLQEPAFEELILLYTNEVTKSDKAEVPPLQLKIYQRIPIPDLPVVFPHKKLSFRIIDTVRLDLATILGLSAYFINYKFENIGSSPSAIYLDVIAITALIIYVTRVALGYKQTWDRYQLLVNRTLYEKTLASGFGSVHFLLDASEQQQYKEAILTYAILLKAKNDQVSCHRSISDECERFIYDTFNAKVEMPIIKAVNTLVRLGLVIETPVDGRIRLEAIPCEKADEALKARWNNLLG
- the LOC136217282 gene encoding uncharacterized protein isoform X3 — translated: MRRDYFVSYSADNEDGSDKGRGNSDGSSQLNGDKSFVNDSINGTGKIWNNWKDGEFDMPLNFGSGLDLKNILGYSAKIEKRSTNDESRLAVATRFQRAFMQLLNNAQFQELSARDLMLTSALNSDYLLTLPVYVDWKKASESNAIIFRRGYSTERQKGLMIVEKLDYLQSRFLQKIFFLISEPLGKVGKWMKKAVINSSQRQQGQDWVKKMTLWLDDVSLFQQSYFANNEQASDNLVGMEQLSDNDVPIWLAAQRAVSRYEGFLSPVGPRGRLFRKLLTWIGIVPPIPETPFEHDSDNNAAEPHLRPIFLSRISLSDIWRPATRKYCGNNPWKMLKTSFSILLSQSVLQEPAFEELILLYTNEVTKSDKAEVPPLQLKIYQRIPIPDLPVVFPHKKLSFRIIDTVRLDLATILGLSAYFINYKFENIGSSPSAIYLDVIAITALIIYVTRVALGYKQTWDRYQLLVNRTLYEKTLASGFGSVHFLLDASEQQQYKEAILTYAILLKAKNDQVSCHRSISDECERFIYDTFNAKVEMPIIKAVNTLVRLGLVIETPVDGRIRLEAIPCEKADEALKARWNNLLG
- the LOC136217282 gene encoding uncharacterized protein isoform X1, with the protein product MLSFRNFTGATAASSSCHFPVVRSLFCHRTLAISTGPRPSLRLEELSLEEPLQCRAAIREVFTFMESDKTETVPGEGEGEEQPEVEEDEDDDEKGIPKIGVARQTYIPVSKSELLEAIVSKLFDSPDDANQFLLLSSRLDSILHAEHKSILEEMRRDYFVSYSADNEDGSDKGRGNSDGSSQLNGDKSFVNDSINGTGKIWNNWKDGEFDMPLNFGSGLDLKNILGYSAKIEKRSTNDESRLAVATRFQRAFMQLLNNAQFQELSARDLMLTSALNSDYLLTLPVYVDWKKASESNAIIFRRGYSTERQKGLMIVEKLDYLQSRFLQKIFFLISEPLGKVGKWMKKAVINSSQRQQGQDWVKKMTLWLDDVSLFQQSYFANNEQASDNLVGMEQLSDNDVPIWLAAQRAVSRYEGFLSPVGPRGRLFRKLLTWIGIVPPIPETPFEHDSDNNAAEPHLRPIFLSRISLSDIWRPATRKYCGNNPWKMLKTSFSILLSQSVLQEPAFEELILLYTNEVTKSDKAEVPPLQLKIYQRIPIPDLPVVFPHKKLSFRIIDTVRLDLATILGLSAYFINYKFENIGSSPSAIYLDVIAITALIIYVTRVALGYKQTWDRYQLLVNRTLYEKTLASGFGSVHFLLDASEQQQYKEAILTYAILLKAKNDQVSCHRSISDECERFIYDTFNAKVEMPIIKAVNTLVRLGLVIETPVDGRIRLEAIPCEKADEALKARWNNLLG